Proteins found in one Salvia splendens isolate huo1 chromosome 10, SspV2, whole genome shotgun sequence genomic segment:
- the LOC121750619 gene encoding uncharacterized protein LOC121750619, producing MAARLQQLQSKACQAKQYVTKHGTTYYKQLMEQNKQYVKEPATVETCSELSKQLFYTNLASIPRRTETFWKEIDHVKNMWRQRQDVKVEDVGIAALFGLECFAWFCAGEIVGRGFTITGYYP from the exons ATGGCAGCGAGATTACAGCAATTGCAAAGCAAGGCTTGCCAAGCCAAGCAATATGTGACCAAGCATGGAACTACCTACTATAAGCAGTTAATGGAGCAGAACAAACAATATGTAAAAGAACCAGCAACCGTGGAAACATGTAGTGAATTATCCAAGCAGCTGTTTTACACTAACCTTGCCAG CATTCCCCGTCGCACTGAGACCTTCTGGAAGGAAATTGACCATGTGAAGAATATGTGGAGGCAGAGGCAGGATGTGAAGGTTGAGGATGTCGGAATCGCTGCTCTGTTTGGGCTTGAATGCTTTGCCTGGTTTTGTGCCGGTGAAATTGTGGGAAGGGGATTTACAATTACTGGCTACTATCCCTGA